The uncultured Roseibium sp. genome contains a region encoding:
- the cysS gene encoding cysteine--tRNA ligase produces MSEATSNAKGLKLTNTLTRSKEDFVPIDPKNVRMYVCGPTVYDFAHIGNARPVIVFDVLFRLLRHLYGADHVTYVRNITDVDDKINARALRDFGTEIETGRMSLNDAIRQVTEKTADQYHADVRALGCLAPTVEPRATEHIPGMIGMIETLIARGHAYEADGEVLFDTASMPAYGSLSKRNLEEQKAGARIAVESHKKSPGDFVLWKQSSAEEPGWDSPWGRGRPGWHIECSVMSEAHLGEVFDIHGGGLDLIFPHHENEIAQSCCAHGNDRMANYWLHNGFVQVEGKKMSKSEGNFVTIHDLLETEAFGGRKWPGEVLRLAMLMTHYREPIDFSVRKLEEAERLLSKWPDLVADAAQPAADVLDALGDDLNTVAAIQALHALASEAQKDPARLAEYSASAVLLGLAPVKAETGHIDNAAIEARVAERLAFIEGKNWAEADRIRDELASEGILLKDSKDSETGQRITTWEVKR; encoded by the coding sequence ATGAGCGAAGCAACGTCCAATGCCAAAGGACTGAAGCTCACCAATACGTTGACCCGATCGAAGGAGGACTTCGTTCCGATCGATCCAAAGAACGTACGCATGTATGTCTGCGGCCCGACCGTCTACGACTTCGCCCATATCGGCAACGCGCGGCCGGTGATCGTCTTCGACGTCCTGTTCCGCCTGCTGCGTCATCTCTATGGCGCGGATCACGTCACCTACGTGCGCAACATCACCGACGTCGACGACAAGATCAACGCGCGGGCCTTGCGGGATTTCGGCACCGAGATCGAGACCGGCCGCATGAGCCTCAACGACGCCATCCGCCAGGTGACCGAAAAGACCGCCGATCAGTATCATGCCGATGTTCGGGCGCTGGGTTGCCTCGCGCCGACCGTGGAACCACGGGCAACCGAACATATTCCCGGTATGATCGGAATGATCGAAACCCTGATCGCCCGAGGCCATGCCTATGAGGCGGACGGGGAGGTGCTGTTCGATACGGCCTCCATGCCGGCCTATGGCAGCCTGTCGAAACGTAATCTCGAAGAACAGAAGGCAGGCGCGCGGATCGCGGTCGAAAGCCACAAGAAGAGCCCGGGTGACTTCGTGCTCTGGAAACAGTCGTCTGCCGAGGAACCGGGCTGGGACAGCCCCTGGGGCCGCGGACGGCCCGGCTGGCATATCGAATGCTCGGTCATGAGCGAAGCCCACCTCGGTGAGGTATTCGATATCCACGGCGGTGGGCTCGATCTGATCTTCCCCCACCACGAAAACGAGATCGCCCAATCCTGCTGCGCCCATGGCAACGACCGTATGGCCAACTACTGGCTTCACAACGGCTTCGTGCAAGTGGAAGGCAAGAAGATGTCCAAGTCGGAGGGCAACTTCGTCACCATCCACGATCTTCTGGAAACCGAAGCCTTCGGCGGTCGCAAGTGGCCGGGCGAAGTCCTGCGCCTCGCCATGCTGATGACGCATTATCGGGAGCCGATCGACTTTTCCGTACGAAAGCTGGAAGAGGCGGAGCGGCTTCTGTCCAAGTGGCCGGACCTTGTCGCGGACGCTGCCCAACCGGCGGCGGACGTTCTGGATGCGCTTGGTGACGACCTGAATACGGTCGCAGCCATTCAGGCGCTTCATGCACTTGCTTCCGAGGCGCAAAAGGATCCCGCAAGGTTGGCGGAGTATTCTGCATCGGCCGTGCTGTTAGGGCTCGCACCGGTCAAGGCCGAAACCGGTCACATAGACAACGCGGCCATCGAGGCCCGCGTCGCCGAACGCCTTGCCTTCATCGAAGGGAAAAACTGGGCCGAAGCCGACCGGATCCGCGATGAACTGGCCTCTGAAGGGATTCTGCTAAAGGATTCAAAAGACTCCGAAACCGGCCAGCGCATCACCACCTGGGAGGTCAAGCGGTGA
- a CDS encoding MBL fold metallo-hydrolase, with translation MNKNVTAKNDAGTLDKKVSFREIGRDCYAFCVEGGSNTGVVVGENSVLVVDAQPTANGAEAVLAEIAKVTDKPVKHVVLTHYHADSSLGAAAFEPGEIITSDLTKRMIDERGQADRSLSLSRSPDLFDGAKRLPAQIRPTMSFASSMSISLGRREVRLMHLGRGHTMGDVVVWVPDAGVLFSGDLVANQVASYCGDAHLTDWPRALNRIVAFRPNALMPGRGKALVGAERIDQAVSATAGFLVFLRDTVFSCVQEGKGLRGTYTATKAAMDTAFAAYGDYERNMPFNVARAYDEAQGLDIPQIWTTERDQDLADALRGAAAQAEPEMFREDSAGDDAGSDADVLDLSLEDVTGDAEAAERPADGAEGEKSERNLEPAGA, from the coding sequence ATGAACAAGAACGTTACTGCCAAGAACGACGCCGGCACGCTGGACAAGAAGGTTTCCTTCCGGGAAATCGGCAGGGATTGTTATGCCTTTTGCGTGGAGGGAGGCTCGAACACCGGTGTGGTTGTCGGGGAGAACTCGGTTCTGGTCGTGGATGCCCAGCCAACGGCGAACGGTGCGGAAGCGGTGCTGGCGGAAATCGCGAAGGTGACCGACAAGCCCGTCAAGCACGTGGTCCTGACCCACTACCATGCGGATTCCAGCCTCGGCGCTGCGGCATTCGAGCCCGGTGAGATCATCACCTCCGACCTGACCAAACGCATGATCGACGAACGGGGTCAGGCGGATCGCTCGCTGTCCCTGTCCCGCTCACCGGATCTTTTCGACGGCGCGAAGCGGTTGCCTGCCCAAATCCGGCCGACGATGAGCTTCGCATCCTCCATGTCGATCAGCCTTGGACGCAGGGAAGTGCGGCTCATGCACCTGGGGCGCGGCCACACCATGGGCGACGTGGTCGTCTGGGTTCCGGACGCCGGTGTTCTGTTCTCAGGAGACCTCGTTGCCAACCAGGTCGCCTCCTATTGCGGCGACGCCCATCTGACCGACTGGCCCAGGGCTCTCAACCGTATTGTGGCTTTCCGGCCCAATGCGCTGATGCCGGGCCGCGGCAAGGCGTTGGTCGGCGCAGAGCGGATTGATCAGGCCGTTTCCGCTACCGCCGGATTTCTGGTCTTCTTGCGCGACACCGTTTTTTCCTGCGTTCAGGAAGGCAAAGGGCTGAGGGGGACATACACGGCGACCAAGGCCGCCATGGACACGGCTTTTGCGGCGTACGGGGATTATGAACGTAACATGCCGTTCAACGTCGCCAGAGCCTACGATGAAGCTCAGGGGCTCGATATTCCCCAGATCTGGACCACGGAAAGAGATCAGGATCTGGCGGATGCGCTGCGCGGGGCGGCGGCGCAGGCGGAACCCGAAATGTTCCGGGAAGACAGCGCCGGTGACGATGCTGGTTCTGACGCCGATGTTCTCGATCTCTCGCTGGAAGATGTTACCGGCGATGCCGAGGCGGCCGAAAGGCCTGCCGACGGGGCGGAAGGCGAAAAGTCTGAACGGAATCTCGAACCGGCCGGCGCGTGA
- a CDS encoding TIGR00730 family Rossman fold protein, with protein MTKFSSVCVYCGSSFGTDPVYEAAATRTGQSIAENGLRLVYGGGSVGLMGTTAKAALDAGGLVTGIIPHFLEKREAMLTSLDELIVTQDMHERKQLMFQKSDAFIALPGGIGTLEEAVEMMTWAQLGQHKKPVVLVNINGFWSPLLKLLDHMRHQGFIRPDMEIPYLVARSADDALPMIQDVLSGKDVDGEPRDYAPIENL; from the coding sequence ATGACAAAATTTTCCAGCGTCTGCGTCTATTGTGGCTCCAGTTTCGGCACTGATCCGGTCTATGAAGCGGCCGCGACACGCACAGGTCAGTCGATCGCCGAAAACGGCCTGCGCCTTGTCTATGGCGGCGGCTCGGTCGGCCTCATGGGCACGACCGCCAAGGCGGCCCTGGATGCGGGCGGCCTGGTCACCGGGATTATCCCTCATTTCCTGGAAAAACGCGAGGCGATGCTCACATCCCTCGATGAACTGATCGTGACCCAGGACATGCATGAGCGCAAACAGCTCATGTTCCAGAAATCCGACGCGTTCATTGCACTCCCGGGCGGTATCGGAACCCTCGAGGAAGCGGTTGAAATGATGACCTGGGCGCAGCTCGGTCAGCACAAGAAGCCGGTCGTACTGGTCAACATCAACGGGTTCTGGTCACCCTTGCTCAAGCTTCTCGACCATATGCGGCATCAGGGCTTCATCCGGCCGGATATGGAGATCCCCTATCTGGTGGCGCGGAGTGCGGACGATGCCTTGCCGATGATCCAGGATGTTCTTTCCGGCAAGGACGTCGATGGCGAGCCCCGCGATTACGCCCCCATCGAGAACCTTTAA
- a CDS encoding L,D-transpeptidase family protein produces MRVTFLKSILLAGLVLAAPHFANLPLVGSALAQSAAPEAAFTAPEAYPEPTTPLAKGIRDAIIELDETEVTEFYAKRGFATIWLNKNGFNERAHLTIAAFADANAHALNPENYGPLKFINRSENAKSLEDWASIERDLTQQFLRYATHMSSGRVQPNEVNKALNIFPHRPKPSVLLENVVGASDYAAFLETLAPDTPQYARLQLRLAEYRQKAEEGGFVVVPEGEVLKPGMTDDRLGVLRQRLIEEDYLNPTIQTGDVYDGALVDAVKEFQSYHGLKVDGVIGADTLAEMNVPIEQRLIQMELNMERRRWMPNNLGETYVFVNLADQVLKVVKKDKTWLATKVVVGKPYHATPVFTGEMTYVEINPYWNVPYSIATKEYLPKLRKNPGALSSQNIRLFEGGTEISPSQIAWSSYSPSNFPFKLRQDPGSKNALGRIKFMFPNKFNIYIHDTPAKALFNRAQRSFSHGCIRVSEPFTLGDTLLADQGYDKARLEAIRDSGERTVVKLQKPIPVHITYLTAWMNKDGSTHFRKDIYDRDAILLKALARAMTENL; encoded by the coding sequence ATGCGCGTGACGTTCCTTAAATCGATACTTCTCGCGGGCCTGGTTCTGGCTGCCCCGCATTTTGCCAATCTGCCGCTTGTCGGCAGCGCCTTGGCCCAGTCGGCCGCGCCTGAGGCGGCTTTCACAGCCCCGGAAGCCTATCCGGAACCAACGACTCCCCTCGCCAAGGGCATCCGCGATGCCATCATCGAACTGGACGAAACCGAGGTTACCGAGTTTTACGCCAAGCGCGGCTTTGCAACGATCTGGCTGAACAAGAACGGCTTCAATGAGCGGGCGCATCTGACGATCGCCGCCTTCGCGGACGCCAATGCCCATGCGCTCAACCCGGAGAATTACGGACCGCTGAAATTCATCAACCGGAGCGAGAATGCCAAATCACTCGAGGACTGGGCCTCCATCGAACGGGATCTCACCCAACAGTTCCTCCGCTACGCCACGCATATGTCTTCCGGACGGGTGCAGCCCAACGAGGTCAACAAGGCGCTGAACATCTTTCCGCACCGGCCGAAACCCTCCGTCCTTTTGGAAAATGTGGTGGGCGCCAGCGATTACGCCGCGTTCCTGGAAACGCTCGCCCCCGACACGCCGCAATATGCCCGGCTTCAATTGCGCCTGGCGGAGTATCGCCAAAAGGCCGAGGAAGGCGGTTTCGTGGTTGTTCCCGAAGGGGAAGTCCTGAAACCGGGCATGACCGACGACAGGCTTGGCGTGCTGCGCCAACGCCTGATCGAGGAAGACTATCTTAATCCGACCATTCAGACCGGAGATGTCTATGACGGTGCGCTTGTCGACGCGGTCAAGGAATTCCAGTCCTACCACGGACTGAAAGTCGACGGTGTCATCGGCGCGGATACGCTGGCGGAAATGAATGTGCCGATCGAACAACGGCTGATCCAGATGGAACTCAACATGGAGCGCCGCCGCTGGATGCCGAACAACCTGGGCGAGACCTATGTCTTCGTCAATCTCGCCGACCAGGTTCTGAAGGTGGTCAAGAAGGACAAGACCTGGCTGGCGACGAAGGTCGTGGTCGGCAAGCCCTATCATGCTACTCCGGTCTTCACCGGCGAAATGACCTATGTCGAGATCAATCCCTACTGGAACGTTCCCTATTCGATCGCAACCAAGGAATATCTGCCGAAGTTGCGCAAAAATCCGGGCGCCCTCTCCTCCCAGAACATCCGCCTTTTCGAAGGCGGAACCGAGATATCACCGTCGCAGATTGCCTGGAGTTCCTATTCCCCGTCGAATTTTCCCTTCAAGCTGCGACAAGACCCGGGCAGCAAGAATGCCCTTGGCCGCATCAAGTTCATGTTCCCGAACAAGTTCAACATCTACATCCACGACACGCCGGCCAAGGCTCTGTTCAACAGGGCGCAACGCTCCTTCAGCCATGGCTGTATCCGCGTATCGGAGCCGTTCACGCTCGGCGACACGCTGCTGGCCGATCAGGGGTACGACAAGGCACGCCTTGAGGCGATCCGGGACAGCGGCGAACGAACGGTTGTCAAACTGCAGAAACCGATCCCTGTGCACATCACCTATCTGACGGCCTGGATGAACAAGGACGGCTCAACCCACTTCCGTAAGGATATCTACGATCGCGACGCGATTTTGCTGAAAGCGCTGGCACGCGCCATGACGGAAAACCTTTAA
- a CDS encoding GFA family protein, which translates to MRHSQSHSGGCQCGAVRFRVDGGLGTASICHCRMCQKAFGSFYAPLVGLEKGAELTWTRGEPARFQSSNHVRRGFCRDCGTPLTYEAPDDLGLAIGAFDHPEEIAPTVQYGLEGKLPYVDQLAGLPATRTEEDEIALPFLATMVTYQHPDHDTESWSVQENDQGN; encoded by the coding sequence GTGAGACACTCTCAATCCCACTCCGGCGGCTGCCAGTGTGGAGCGGTGCGGTTTCGGGTCGATGGCGGACTCGGAACGGCGTCCATCTGCCATTGCCGCATGTGCCAGAAGGCTTTCGGGTCCTTCTATGCGCCGCTGGTCGGCCTTGAAAAGGGGGCGGAACTGACGTGGACTCGAGGCGAGCCCGCGCGGTTCCAGAGTTCAAACCATGTCCGCCGCGGCTTTTGCCGGGACTGTGGCACACCGCTGACCTATGAGGCGCCTGACGACCTGGGGCTGGCGATCGGCGCCTTCGATCACCCCGAAGAGATCGCGCCGACCGTCCAGTACGGGCTGGAAGGAAAGCTGCCTTATGTGGATCAACTGGCCGGCTTGCCGGCGACCCGCACCGAAGAAGACGAGATCGCCCTGCCGTTTCTCGCCACCATGGTGACCTATCAACACCCGGACCACGATACGGAAAGCTGGTCGGTTCAAGAGAACGACCAGGGGAACTAG
- a CDS encoding metalloregulator ArsR/SmtB family transcription factor: MDYTALENKAEDAAGFLKMLASGPRLLLMCQMWDKECSVGDLAEKTGMRMPTVSQQLSLLRAQGLVETRRDGTTIYYRLVSKAAQEIMGILYSHFCQPDLPGKVSQVLEAEHAD, from the coding sequence ATGGATTACACAGCACTTGAAAATAAAGCGGAAGATGCCGCAGGCTTTCTGAAGATGCTCGCATCCGGCCCTCGGCTACTGCTGATGTGCCAGATGTGGGACAAGGAATGCAGCGTCGGCGATCTTGCCGAGAAGACGGGCATGCGCATGCCGACCGTCTCGCAGCAGCTTTCGCTTCTGCGTGCGCAGGGACTTGTCGAAACCCGCCGGGATGGCACAACCATCTATTACAGGCTGGTGAGCAAGGCCGCCCAGGAAATCATGGGCATCCTCTATTCGCATTTCTGTCAGCCTGATCTTCCGGGGAAGGTTTCCCAAGTCCTCGAGGCAGAGCACGCCGACTAG
- the cimA gene encoding citramalate synthase, translating to MTRERLYLFDTTLRDGAQTSGIDFSVTEKIAIAKLLDRLGVDYVEGGYPGANPTDSEFFSENRTNRATFTAFGMTKRAGRSVSNDPGLQEILAAKADACCFVAKSWDYHVDVALGCTNEENLESIADTVKAAVASGREAMIDCEHFFDGYKANPDYALACAKTAYEAGARWVVLCDTNGGTLPDEVKEIIGKVKAVVPGDHLGIHTHDDTGHAVANTLAAIDSGVRQIQGTLNGIGERCGNANLITLIPTLKLKQAYAEKYELGVTNDQLAEITSISHAFDEMLNRSPDRHAPYVGETAFATKAGIHASAILKDPQTYEHVPPEAVGNRRRVLVSDQAGKSNLIGELERLGIEVAKSDPRLDRLLAEVKQKEAEGYAYEAADASFELLARRALGEVPRFFDVNSFRVMVERRHNAIGNLVSVSEAVVKLDIDGEGRMSVAEGNGPVNALDKALRKDLGKYQSAIEGLELVDYKVRILNGGTGAVTRVLIESHDTGRHRRWFTIGVSSNIVDASFQALVDSITYALLKAEVA from the coding sequence ATGACCAGGGAACGCCTTTATCTTTTCGACACCACGCTCCGCGACGGTGCGCAGACCAGCGGCATCGATTTTTCCGTGACGGAGAAGATTGCGATTGCCAAACTGCTGGACCGGCTGGGCGTGGATTATGTGGAGGGCGGCTATCCGGGCGCCAATCCGACCGATAGCGAGTTCTTCTCCGAAAACAGGACGAACCGGGCGACGTTCACCGCCTTCGGCATGACCAAGCGCGCCGGCCGCTCTGTTTCCAATGACCCGGGCCTGCAGGAAATCCTGGCGGCCAAGGCCGACGCCTGCTGCTTCGTTGCCAAGAGCTGGGACTACCATGTCGATGTGGCGCTGGGCTGCACCAATGAGGAAAACCTGGAGTCCATCGCCGATACGGTGAAGGCGGCCGTGGCCTCCGGCCGGGAAGCGATGATCGACTGCGAGCATTTCTTTGACGGTTACAAGGCCAATCCGGACTACGCGCTTGCCTGTGCGAAGACGGCTTATGAGGCCGGTGCACGCTGGGTGGTGCTGTGCGACACCAACGGCGGCACGTTGCCGGACGAGGTGAAAGAGATCATCGGCAAGGTGAAGGCGGTTGTTCCCGGCGACCATCTGGGCATCCACACCCACGACGACACCGGTCATGCGGTGGCGAACACCTTGGCCGCGATCGATTCCGGCGTGCGCCAGATCCAGGGCACGCTCAACGGGATCGGCGAGCGTTGCGGCAATGCCAATCTGATCACCCTGATCCCGACCCTGAAACTGAAACAGGCCTACGCGGAGAAGTACGAACTCGGGGTCACCAACGACCAGCTGGCCGAGATCACCTCCATTTCCCATGCCTTCGACGAGATGCTGAACCGGTCGCCGGACCGGCATGCGCCTTACGTCGGCGAAACCGCCTTTGCCACCAAGGCCGGCATTCATGCCTCTGCGATTTTGAAGGACCCGCAGACCTATGAACACGTCCCGCCCGAAGCGGTCGGCAACCGGCGCCGGGTTCTGGTCTCCGATCAGGCCGGCAAGAGCAACCTGATCGGCGAACTGGAACGTCTCGGCATCGAGGTCGCCAAGTCCGATCCGCGCCTGGACCGGCTGCTCGCGGAAGTGAAGCAGAAGGAAGCCGAAGGCTACGCCTATGAGGCCGCCGACGCCTCCTTCGAGCTGTTGGCGCGACGCGCGCTCGGCGAGGTGCCGCGTTTCTTCGACGTGAATTCCTTCCGGGTCATGGTGGAACGGCGTCACAATGCGATCGGCAATCTGGTCTCCGTTTCGGAAGCCGTGGTCAAGCTCGACATCGACGGCGAGGGCCGTATGTCGGTTGCCGAAGGTAACGGTCCGGTCAACGCGCTCGACAAGGCCTTGCGCAAGGATCTTGGCAAATACCAGTCGGCGATCGAGGGACTGGAACTGGTCGACTACAAGGTCCGTATCCTCAACGGCGGCACCGGGGCGGTCACGCGCGTGCTGATCGAAAGTCACGATACCGGACGTCATCGCCGCTGGTTCACAATTGGTGTATCCAGCAATATTGTAGATGCATCGTTCCAGGCTCTGGTCGATTCCATCACCTATGCGCTTTTGAAAGCCGAAGTGGCCTGA
- a CDS encoding sugar transporter — translation MFARLFAFAFLAVLLIGPLAALATFAGYPHTPNAATQQKSMCLATGIGCGSGHVLLPAIGRM, via the coding sequence ATGTTCGCCCGTTTGTTCGCGTTTGCCTTTCTGGCTGTTTTGCTGATTGGACCTTTGGCCGCACTTGCAACTTTTGCCGGTTACCCGCACACTCCCAATGCTGCAACGCAGCAGAAAAGCATGTGCCTGGCGACAGGAATCGGTTGCGGCTCTGGCCACGTTCTGCTTCCCGCAATCGGGCGCATGTAA
- the rarD gene encoding EamA family transporter RarD, translated as MTQAAPAGTAPDETRTGLFFALGAYGLWGFLPGYFKLVDTVAPEIVVAQRIVWSLLFVGLFLMVMRRTREIGEIAREPRLVGFLCVSAGLIAVNWLVFVWAVEHEKVLDVSLGYFINPLVSILVGLVVLREKLSPLQGVAVGLATVGVALQAVLLGGLPWVSLCLAFSFAGYGYVRKITPVRATPGLWMETVLLMPLAGGYLLLQGMSGVDIFRLGTPTVFAALAGLGIVTALPLILFSAAARRLPMVLIGLMQYIAPSLHFVAAVFIWHEPLRPATLATFGFIWLALGVFSFDSWRRWKARASSV; from the coding sequence ATGACACAGGCGGCACCGGCCGGAACGGCGCCGGACGAAACCCGCACCGGCCTATTTTTCGCGCTGGGTGCCTACGGGCTCTGGGGCTTTTTGCCTGGCTATTTCAAGTTGGTCGATACGGTGGCGCCCGAGATCGTGGTCGCCCAGCGCATCGTCTGGTCCTTGCTTTTCGTCGGTTTGTTCCTGATGGTGATGCGCAGGACCCGCGAGATCGGCGAAATCGCCCGCGAACCCCGACTGGTCGGTTTTCTCTGCGTGTCCGCGGGATTGATCGCCGTGAACTGGCTGGTCTTCGTGTGGGCCGTCGAGCATGAAAAGGTGCTGGACGTCAGCCTCGGCTATTTCATCAATCCGCTGGTCAGCATTCTGGTTGGGCTCGTTGTCCTGCGTGAAAAGCTGTCGCCCCTGCAAGGCGTTGCGGTCGGTCTGGCGACCGTAGGCGTCGCCTTGCAGGCGGTATTGCTGGGCGGGTTGCCCTGGGTATCGCTCTGCCTTGCCTTCAGCTTTGCCGGTTACGGCTATGTCCGCAAGATCACCCCGGTCCGGGCCACGCCGGGATTGTGGATGGAAACGGTGCTGCTGATGCCGCTGGCGGGAGGCTATTTGCTGCTTCAGGGAATGTCGGGCGTGGACATTTTTAGGCTCGGCACTCCGACGGTATTCGCAGCGCTCGCCGGCCTCGGTATCGTGACCGCTCTGCCGCTGATCCTGTTCTCGGCTGCGGCGCGGCGCTTGCCGATGGTGCTGATCGGCCTGATGCAATACATCGCGCCGTCCTTGCATTTCGTCGCGGCCGTGTTCATCTGGCACGAACCGCTCCGTCCCGCGACCCTGGCAACCTTCGGGTTCATCTGGCTCGCGCTTGGCGTGTTCAGCTTTGACTCCTGGCGGCGCTGGAAGGCTCGAGCGAGCAGCGTTTAA
- a CDS encoding CreA family protein, translating to MQRALAAAVLALILSVSSVFAADEPDLIFKKSTVWKFLTPDHKLATYAIDDPIIDGVACHFTVPEKGGISGWIGVAEEVSDVSLACRQVGPVTFKEKFEQGEEMFRQRRSFLFKKMRIVRGCDAKRNVLVYLVYSDKLIEGSPKNSTSTVPIMPWGDAPAPRCGDYMKK from the coding sequence ATGCAACGCGCTCTAGCAGCAGCGGTTCTTGCATTGATACTGAGCGTGAGCTCGGTCTTTGCAGCCGATGAACCCGATCTCATTTTCAAGAAGTCCACGGTGTGGAAGTTCCTGACGCCCGACCACAAGCTGGCAACCTACGCCATCGACGATCCGATCATCGACGGGGTTGCCTGCCATTTTACGGTTCCCGAGAAGGGGGGCATTTCCGGATGGATTGGCGTCGCTGAAGAGGTTTCCGACGTTTCTCTGGCCTGCCGGCAGGTCGGGCCGGTCACGTTCAAGGAGAAATTCGAACAGGGTGAGGAGATGTTCCGCCAGCGGCGGTCGTTTCTTTTCAAGAAGATGCGCATCGTTCGCGGCTGCGATGCAAAGCGGAACGTCCTGGTCTATCTGGTCTATTCGGACAAGCTGATCGAAGGCAGCCCGAAGAATTCCACATCCACTGTGCCGATCATGCCATGGGGCGATGCCCCCGCGCCGCGCTGCGGCGATTACATGAAAAAATGA
- a CDS encoding Ig-like domain-containing protein, with amino-acid sequence MTKLSVIWSLIAAVVVGGAALTTGIIYMDRQEKSAEAPASSAEETSEVASNSGTAEPSASQPEAADAGAQKENGPDISAKADKLTFDAVGVEPTGETVVAGRSDPGSIVALTANGKVVGKGVANNKGEWTIILEKPLEAGDYDVGLQITDDAGNVTHESTERLAVSVPEDGKSQPLVVLNKPEGPSDILQKPEPVETAAQEPAKETVVASAQDAEPAEPVVETKPEPETTSSGEPSVSGSEMTAGETGKPEQGTEVAKSETGISASAETPTATADAPQANGTTPAVEVTAVATGGSATDQAETAPTTRAVSAPAGEPVAGSSLKTTVEAVEAEGGKLYVAGTGEPGMKVRVYVGGEFVGETTVGANGRWLLEGGKTLQPGTVEVRADMIGDDEGTVVARAAVNFEKAAEQIVLTKVIVSGGTGADADGAGATVTRSLPNVIIHKGDNLWTISRRLYGDGFRYTTIYQANKGQIRNPDLIYPGQVFLTPEGDLNWKPETN; translated from the coding sequence ATGACAAAGCTGAGCGTGATCTGGAGCCTGATAGCCGCCGTCGTGGTGGGCGGTGCAGCGCTGACCACCGGTATCATCTACATGGATCGGCAGGAGAAAAGCGCAGAAGCACCCGCCTCCTCCGCAGAGGAAACCTCCGAGGTTGCATCCAATTCCGGAACGGCAGAGCCCAGCGCATCGCAGCCGGAAGCCGCCGATGCGGGAGCGCAAAAGGAAAACGGCCCGGATATCAGCGCCAAGGCGGACAAGCTCACGTTTGATGCGGTCGGTGTGGAGCCGACGGGCGAAACCGTTGTTGCGGGCCGCTCGGACCCTGGCTCCATCGTCGCGCTGACCGCGAACGGAAAAGTCGTCGGCAAGGGCGTTGCCAACAACAAGGGCGAATGGACCATCATTCTGGAAAAGCCGCTCGAGGCGGGCGATTACGATGTCGGTCTGCAGATCACGGATGATGCCGGCAATGTCACCCATGAATCGACCGAACGCCTTGCTGTCTCGGTTCCAGAAGACGGCAAGAGCCAGCCGCTGGTGGTGCTGAACAAGCCGGAAGGCCCGTCCGATATTCTGCAGAAGCCCGAGCCGGTTGAAACAGCCGCGCAGGAGCCTGCCAAGGAAACCGTCGTCGCATCCGCCCAGGATGCGGAACCGGCCGAACCGGTCGTGGAAACCAAGCCGGAACCGGAAACAACGTCATCCGGTGAGCCGTCGGTGAGCGGGTCTGAAATGACGGCCGGTGAAACCGGGAAGCCGGAACAGGGAACGGAAGTCGCAAAGTCCGAAACCGGCATCTCCGCTTCCGCCGAAACGCCGACGGCAACCGCAGATGCGCCTCAGGCCAATGGAACCACTCCGGCAGTCGAGGTCACGGCCGTGGCAACCGGCGGCAGCGCGACCGATCAGGCCGAAACGGCACCGACGACACGCGCGGTCTCCGCTCCGGCCGGAGAGCCGGTTGCCGGAAGCTCCTTGAAAACGACGGTAGAGGCCGTTGAAGCGGAAGGCGGCAAGCTTTATGTGGCCGGGACCGGCGAGCCGGGCATGAAAGTGCGCGTTTATGTTGGCGGCGAATTCGTCGGCGAAACCACGGTTGGCGCCAATGGACGCTGGCTGCTGGAGGGGGGCAAGACCCTGCAACCGGGAACAGTGGAAGTGCGGGCCGACATGATCGGCGACGACGAGGGAACGGTGGTTGCCCGCGCGGCGGTGAACTTCGAGAAGGCGGCCGAGCAGATTGTCCTGACCAAGGTGATCGTCTCCGGTGGAACCGGGGCCGATGCCGACGGGGCCGGGGCGACGGTAACCAGGTCGTTGCCCAACGTCATCATCCACAAGGGTGACAACCTGTGGACCATCTCCCGGCGTCTCTATGGTGACGGCTTCCGCTACACCACGATTTATCAGGCGAACAAGGGCCAGATCCGCAATCCGGACCTGATCTATCCCGGGCAAGTCTTCCTGACGCCGGAGGGCGATTTGAACTGGAAGCCTGAAACGAACTGA